The following nucleotide sequence is from Lathamus discolor isolate bLatDis1 chromosome Z, bLatDis1.hap1, whole genome shotgun sequence.
tgtttgcatttttttaattattaatttgttccatgcctaaaaaaaaaaaaaaagctcccaTAGCAGTAAGTAGTATAATGTTAGCCTTAATGTTCTATGaacaaagaaacataaaatagcTAAAACATTCATAAATATGTACCCAATTCTAGAATGTTGTTTGCAAAATGCATGTGGAGTACTCTGACtcagaaaatacatatatttttcatgtttatttttggtAGCTTACTGCTGAGTATTTATTTACagatttcagaaagcatttagGTATGAAGTATAATGTCATCCTGATTTGTTACAACAGTGGCAATAACTGTGATCAAGAATAAGCAAACCTAACTGCTGCTACAACAATTATGTTTTCCCTTAAGCAGAACAGTTACTAGCTAAATCTTACCCTTCTTCCAAAACTTCAACTGttttgtcccatccctggaaaaaTGTGAACTGGTCTTTTTATGTTAACTTTTCCTGAAAGCTTCAATTGCATCTCTTCTGTGTACATTTCAGGTTCCAGTTCGCCACCCACTGACGCACATTAAAACATTTCCCTGAAGAACCTAACTGTATAATGGAGATTTATTCAAGCAATTTTCATCTAAAGCTATGCAAATCACACTGTCACTTTTCAGAGAACTCCTCTATGCACAGATTTGGTCAGAGggttgttttctgcttttttgtttgtttgtttgttttaaacttctGACAGTGACCAGAGACTAGATGCCTCTTCTCCTGTGCACTTGTTCAGTTAGTAGCCCATGCACATTATTAGACAGCAAGGAGTGGTAAGTACCGTATCCAAAAGcaagagaacagaagaaagatcTTGAAAACATGGAGTCAACCACGTACAAAACAGGAATGCTGACGTCGTAACTACTTGAATAAactgcatatatatattcagaCCAATAATACTTGTTAAGTTTTTGATTCGATTTTTACAGCCGAAGCTTCTCTTAGGTGGATGAACGTTTCTTCACTGTGGACTGAAAATCCATCTTGATGGAATGTTGGCTCCAGCACATTTCACTGTAACTGGTATGCCACTGCACTAAATTTTATAATCCTTGCCTCAGTCTGTCCTTAGAAATGGAAATTGCTGTTGAGTTCTAATGCATATTTGCTACCAGCTAAATATTATATACACACAATCAGTACTACATACTATCCTTCCCATATATATTAAGTGTTACAGAATTATAATATGTAAAAATCTAGATCTGTTGTGTTAGATTGTTGTGTAAAATGCTCTTGGCTTTTTAAAACATAGTGGTAATTGTTCAGGCATTGTTGCTTTCAATCACTTATATAAGACAATAATTTTAACACTTGAAATCCAGCATAATATTACAAATGAATAATGCTTTCATATTCTCAGTCATATTAGATCTAGATtgcttttatttacttactttgATGAAGCCATTTGTCAATTGCATTCTCATATTTTTCTGGTTCCTTTAACCAGTCTTGATGCCACCTAAGGTTGGCAATAACATTTGAGTAATTCTGACCTAAACTTTGTTTCCAGCTGATAAACTGTCTTTTGTTATACTCCTGAACAGAAGAAGAAACCTTTGGGTAGTTTATTATAGAGCGGAGTATTTTGTCCAAGGAATGTACCATTGCTGGGAATTTTACAGCAATGTTTGTTAGCTCATCTGGATCAGCAGTAAGATCTGGAACAAACACATGTCAGTTAGGAGCCAGTTCGCATTTAAGTAAATTAATGAGTTGGTCAGGACATAAAAGCAGCAACATACCAAACAGCTGTGGAAGTACTGAATAGCCATCTGAGAACGTGATATATTTCCATTTGCCAGTTCGAAGCATGTACACGGAAGAATTTACATTGCATCCATGGAACTCACTCAACACCCATGAGGGCCGATGCCCTTTGGGTGACACTGCATTCTCAGCCTTCCCATGTAGCAGTGGTATAAGAGAATATCCACTGATGTTCTGTGGGACAGGAATTCCTGCTATATCTAAGCAAAGATAAAGTCAAAATGCTACTGCAGTTACTTCAAGAAGTCTTCTTCTTGAAGAGCAAGCTTTGCAGAATGCCTTGAAAAGaccattttttctgaaaaagtcCCAGATAAACAATCAAATGGTGATTTCACCTAATGTTCAGTTTCAACGAGATTCATCTCTTGCATAATTTATCACAGGTAACTGTTCAAAAAATTCACTCTAAAAAATAACTGCCATCTGCATGTAAGCAATTTGCTATCAGTCTTTTTTATTTGATTCTCTGCCCTACAATGAATATTGCCACATCTAAGAAGGTAAGTATGATATCCATCATCATATTGTATTATGCTTGACATGATCAATCATACATTTCCTATACAAACTTGCTATAACATTTCTTCCACGTTACCCTTTATAAAAGACATTCCTAATGAACCTGCTACCCTTTCATGTTTAATCTCATTTCTGGATGCATTTACACTGTAGTTTCTATAGTAAACTGTTAGGTATGAGGGCTATAAAAAATTATTCATATCTAAACTGCATCTGACTTTTTTatcagttttcctttgttttaagaTACTCTTATAATCATTTACTATAATTGTGTTGGTGACAGTAACTTGAAGAGCATCACGAGCTCCTTTAATTTTTACAtcaattttttgcattttaatctAAGTCCATACATATCCTCTGCCAATAAACCGTTATCTCCCACTGTTAGTACATTGTCTCACAAAGTGGAGATGAAAGCCTGACTATAACacaactggggaaaaaaagaaaaaaattaaattacttaaCTTACCAAGCATAGTAGGATATATATCCACAAGAGATACCACATTTggtatttgctgctgtttttttaTGCCTGGCCCCATAACTAAAAGGGGAACATGTGAACTTCCTTCATACATGCTCATTTTATAGAACTGTCGGTGTTCCATAGCAAGTTCTCCATGATCTGCAGTGAATATAAcaattgtttttttaagaagccCAGTATCTCTCAGAGCTGAAATAACCTCACCTGCAACAAGaaaaagatactgaaaggctATGTTCAAAATGTTCTTTCCAACTTCTGTACCTACAAAGAGGCATGCAAACCCTGAGGAATCCTAAAGAGAGGGCTGGAAAGTCCTCTCTGCCACAGAAGGCAGAGCCCAAAGCATTCATTCCAGAACAACAGTCGCCAGTGAGTTGCAGGGCTCTGGTTATCAACGAAGTATGGAGGGCactcaacaacaacaaaaatgtcaAAAGTTAAGGGTGCACCACAGGACAAGCTGCATTTTTGCTATGTcacttttgtttaatttctagCATAACTAATACTAATCATTTCAACAGCAGTAGGTCAGCAGAAGCTCTGACACTACAATTAGGGTGAAGGGCTCTTGAGAGCATCCACTTTACACAGAATCAATGCAAGTTTCTCCTTCCTGTGTCTACAGCCCCTCAGAAGTTCCTTGCACTTTTGTGCAATGAAGACAGGGTCAATGAAGTCAGTAATCACTTACACATCTTCAACATTAAAGATGATTTGTGCATAAACAGACTAATTAAAAACTTAGAGTATGTTACCAAATGAAACCCCAGTGCTGTGACTTTGCAATACCTTCATTTCAGAAGTGCTGTCAGGCTCCAACTgatgtctctttttttgtttttaattttctttaaaatgtggaAGAGTAATTCTGTGTCTTGATCATTCTAACATTGCTAAAAAGATTAGCttatttattcattaattttatattacaaTATAAGGGAATTCTTGTTCTTTCACGGTCACTTTtcaaattttgaaataaaatacttgtcctgggttcagctgtaacagtaaATAAAGACCAATTTGTATTATAATTTTTATGTATGTAGATGTTACTGCAAACTAAAAAGAATTCTGAATGCctaattaattctttttttttctccttaactTTCAATAATATGCTGCTAAGGGAAACATCGTAAGTTTACTATGTGTAATAGCTGTCATCCAGTCTATTCTTTGAAATCAATCTCCCAGGAAATTGCTTGTGCCATAAAATGTACCTTtcctttcagctctgctttgctaGTCTGTCCCCATTCGCAGTTGCTTGCACTGATTCAGTTAGCACTTACTCAAGGAGTATTTAGTTCTTCTTGTACACTGGTCAGGCAATGTTTTGCTGCAGTTACTGGGCTTTTACAGGGTCTCTGACTGGTGGTTGTGATTACTTTTCGCAGTGCTCTGAATTCACCTTGCAATAGCCTTAAAAACTATCCAGTTATTTATCATACAGACTGATtaagcagcatccctgtggcttACTCCAAGATCTGaactgtgctttgttttgttttgttttgtttttccagaagaCCAGCTTTATGGGCATTTAATTACAAAAATCAGAACAAGAAAACTCACTGTAGAATAAAACATTACCTACCGAGCATGGCATCTGTTTCCGCACACATAGCATAATAAAATGCTCTAATATTTCTCACTTCTTGCTTTGTGAACTCTCCTGTGCAATTCTTGGTGTAAGATGAGTAATAGTCTACTGGATGCATCTCTGAAAGAGAAGACCACTTGGGTATTTTAATAGCTTCATAAGTcacctaaaaataaaaggaaattaacatTACTTTAGcaactaattattttttttaaaaaacagattcAACTTAAAACTTTTTAGCAAAAATTCACAGTTCTCAACTTGTGGTCCAGGAAACATCAGCTTCTTATCCATTACATGGTGCTGCCAGCTTCCCCCTACCTCCCCTCTGCTTCCACAgatatgaagtatttttaagagAGTGCTGTAAAATCAGCTAGAAACTAAGGCTAGGAGCCATAAATATGTGTTCTATTAGCTGATGTCTTTTTTAAGAGAGATACTGCAGAACAGCCTTCTGGAACTGTACTCCAGAGTAAGTCCAAAAGTACTGGCATAGTTCCATTAACTATAGGATAACTAAAACCCGTATGTATCGAAAAGATCAACTGTTATGTGAACCCACAGAACAACATGGAAATTTACTTAGTCTGGTAAGGTCTCTACAAAAGTGGATGACAAGTCTTGACATCTTGATAAAAAGAATTCACTATTACTAGTCCAATTTTCTAACACTTTTCTATTTGTTTCTACAGTTGTCAATCCATTCAGTTATAAAGAATTCTAAGATCAGTTTGAAACCAAAAAGCAGGAGCCAATCGGTTACAAATAATGATGGATTTGTATATTCAAATTGCCATGCTCACAGATACTGTGTGCTGTCGTACCAGCTTTAGAGCCTCAGCGTTTGATGTACACGTTTAGCCTAGGCAGTCATACTGTACATATTCCTTTAAGTAAGTGCTGCATTTAACAGTTAATTACTTCCATATTGTGGACTTAAAGCACAAGTTACCATGAAGCAGAGATGTAGTCTTTGTATAGAAAACTTaagtttttaaattaataaaccaCACGTGTTGCTCTAATTTATGTCTGGAAATCTTCTTAACAAACAAAGCAGAGGCCTATTATGGCACATCAACTCTAGTGCCTGTGCAGCACCTTCtggggctgcagccacagctccacTCCCAGGCTGTCCCCAAACATGGGCATTAACATAAATTAACTGAGGTGCTTACTTTCCAAGCAGCTCCATGAAGCACAAAAGCAATCAGACCAAAGGTGTCCTTAGATGCATTGCATCCCTGTTTATTGGTGCAGCAATTTAATAAGCATCAATCTCTGCTGAACCCAATTTGGTTTTGCCCCAAGGTGTGGATGGGTAACTAAGAGCTGTCCGGAGAGCTACTAGCACAGCATCTGTCTCTGGAGCACATGGTATAGTTTTGACCACCAGTGCTGTTATGGACATGTGTTCCAATACCCACAAAGTTCTACTTCCCACAACAGTCAGTATTCTCTATTAAGTTATCTAGCAGATATattaagtcatagaatcatgtaggttagaaaagacctttaagcttaTCAAGACCagccattaacccagcactgccaagtccaccactaaaccatgtccctcagCGCTATGTCTACActtgttttaaatacttccagggatggtgactctaccacttccctgggcagcctgttccagtgcttgacaatttcttctcttttttatgaagaaaatgttcctcatatccagtctaaacctcccctggtgcaacttgaggccatttcctctcatcctatcacttgttacttgagagaagagaccAGCACCTAAACAGTTGGTAAGGCAGCAGGAGGTGAAGTGCCCATAGGTATAAAACGCAGCATTGCAATATAGTCAGACATACCAAAACCTAAGTTTTCTTAGAGCCTTTAGaaaataggctgcaagatgaaattacagaaaacaaaataatagcaGGCAATTGCTTCAGACTTCTTCCTATTGCTGAAGGTCCTTGGCTACAAAAAGCCACATTTTAGACTCCTCAAATGGTATTTATTAGTTACTTTAGACAAAACAGGATGCAAAAATGTCCCACTCCATTCACCATTCATCAGAAGACTGAAAGAGGTTATACAGGAAAAGGGTTCTACAGGAAAAGGGTTCTACAGGACTACAATGTAGTTTTAGGGATTCACAAAGTCATGAACCCTTTGTTTGTCTGATGTAACTCATAGCTAGGAAAAAAGCCATATGCCCTGAAAAAGTACCGGCTAGTGCAAAATACAGGGGACCATCTGCTTAGCAACACAGAGATTCATAAACATACCAGGTTGATATTCTGTTCTGTGTTAGCTACTCAGTAAACGTAATCTAATTCAAGTTCTTCATCTATGCAAACTTCTTCACGAGATTGATCTCTGTCATTTTCAAAGACTGCTTCTTCCATAGGCAAAACATGGAAGCTACATTCCATAAGAATCATCCAACAGTCAATAAATGGTAATATGTGGTTCACATAACTGAGTATGTGTATATAGTGGTGGAAGAGACCTCAACAAGCTATGGAGTTTATGTACTCTAACTGGATGACAAAAATTTGTGAGAGATGTTATAACTGCTTGCGACTTTAAAAATGCTAACCCCACTTCCCAAGATGTCTAACCCAGCAATTAGCACCTAGCAAGTCTTCTCTAATATCCAAGACAGATGTTGATTTTTGCAAatgaaggtgtttttttttccccaggcttTTCCTCTACCCAAAAGCTTCTCACCATTTCCAGAAGAACCTACACCTTGTACACCCTTTTTTCTAAGACTTTGTATTCTTGTTGCACCAGGATAATTTTGCAGTTTCCCAGCAGAAAAGGCCACAAGTTACATGAACtagaggtggggtttttttggtggggtttttttgtgttttttttttttgcaggggtgtggtgtgggttttttctggttggttcattggttggtttggttgttttgggggttttgtttatttcggttttttgtttgtttgcttgttttaatgaAGGCATGAAGTCTTTTCAAACCCAATTGTCAgttctccagctgcagagaaTCTTGATGCCTTTATGCAATGAATGCTGTTTTaacccatttatatttttaggaCAGATAATGGTGCCTGGAGACCAcacaagacagagaaaaaaaattactacttctTGGAATGGAGTGCAATCTGTTAGCTTTCCACCTATGGACACAGTGGGACTTTCCTGCACTCTAAAAACATCCAATAGCAACAGTGGCACAGAAGGAAATTAACAGAAAAGTGACTTCTGTGTCTTACTACTTTATGTTCTCGGTTCATATTGTAGGAAAAGTCAATCACTCCCTATAAAACTTAGAATGATGACATTCAGCATCATTTATAACAAGCACAATGAAAAATGCTACAATGAACTTCAGAtcattactgaagaaaaaaactcaaacaggTATGTATAGcagcaatttcattttctgtttaatgtgTTTTTAGCCACAGAACTCCAAATTTCTTTATTGATTCAGTAACGACTGCTAACAAACCCTTTCctacaacagaaagaaattcttcacttcTAATTGCTCAACCTTAGAGGAAAAATCTAACATCTTGACCAACAATTATCTTACTCTGCACTGACATATCTAAACTGGGTCTGACTTGAAAAGTCATGTGAGGAATAAAATATTGTTCATAACAAgtacatttataaataaatatattcaaattTCATCTTCACATACCTTTCCAAGCCAATAGGGAGATGTTACAAATGTAGAGGATCCAAAATTTTCTCCTGCATAGGGTGATGGATATGGGTGCGGTAAATTCAGCCCCAAGTAAAGAACAAACGGTTGAGTAAGGTTAATGGCTTCATTCTTTATCCAATTAACTGCTTTATCAGTATTCTGCCAATCTGCTTCCATCACTCTCACATGCTTCTTATCACCAGTCAGGTTTACCATGGGTCTCCCTTCTTGGCGGAGCAGGAAGTCAACATCCCTAGTCCAAGCTTCCACACGGTTActgaaaatacatacatatgaTACATACTCAGTGGAAAATGTATTCTTCACACCTTCTCCAAGTCAAAAGAGCTAAGAATTCCTGAAGAATTTTCCTTATACTGCAATCTATTTGTGATTTCTACAATAAAGAGAATTGTTATTCAATTGATCAATAGCTATTACACATCTATTTTATACTCAAAGCtttagcaatttttttctgcttctgaatattttttcttatttattataACTTCATGTCAGAATGGTTCTTCTCACATCtacaaaataatatttagaAATAGCATCACCACCTTCTTGGCCCTGCTACTCTTTCTGGTATGGATTCACATTACTTTACCTGGTAAAGAGGGCATTAGGTTTTTGTTATTTGAAAAAGTCCTGTGGGAAACAACTTGCCTGGAGACGCTGCCCTTAGAAGTATCATTCTGGTTTTGGATAACACTATtacaacatttttaaacactATCACTTACAACAAAAGTCTGTAAGAgtgatttatcttgtacaactGCTTTTGATATAACTGATAAATGCTATCAGGAAAAGGGAACAATGGAGTAGAAGGGTGTagagaaagcaagaaggaaaaaaagaatgctttaatgatttttaaCAGATTTTCTAATAGCATGACAATTTTGCCTCTCTAAAATGCTGAGAAATCTAAGCTGCAGATGTCCTTAATTCTTTGCCAGACTGAATGACACCACAGCTGCCATGAACAAGGGTTGGGGAGTTGGaacagttcatgaagaactgcagcccattGGAAGGACCCATGTTAGAGAAGTTGGTGGAGGGCTGTCTCCCATAGGAAGGAcctcatgctggagcaggggaggaatGTGAGGAGTCTTCCCCTGAGAAGGAAGGAGCGGCAGAGACAGCATGAGATGAattgaccacaacccccattccccatccccctgcACTGCTGGGGGTGAGGAGGTAAAGAAAATCAGCATGAAGTTGAGCCAGATTGTAGGAAGGGGGAACAAGACAGTGTTtcaagatttggttttatttctcattatcctactctgaccGCTAactggcaataaattaaattgatTTCCCTTAGTCAAGTCTGGTTTGCTTGAGACAGTAACTGGGgggtgatctctccctgtcatTATCTCAGCCTACAACCCTTTAGttctattttctctcctctgtccagctgaggagggagTGACACAGTGGCTTTGGTGGCCACTAGACATCCAGCCAGGCCCAACCCACTGCAACAGTGCAAGTGTTTGAAAAGGTGTGaccttcaaagaaaaaaaaaaaaaagacaaaaaaccacGTCATGTTATCTGATGGTGGATTTGATACCCAAGCTTTATCAAATATGTTTTCCTACACTGCTGGTATAATACGGCCTGGAAGTCTCAAGACACCACTTTTGAATTTCACTTATAGAGCAATGCCAATGATCAAAAATAATCTTCATTCATATTGGGCAAAACACCACAGCCTTGATACTCACCTTCCATCTACAGGTAAAAGCCATAGTGCATCTGCATGGGATATGCTTGCTTGTGCACAAAGTTGCTAAATTTCTCTCAAATGAAAACTACCATTTCAGAGACAGAAACCACTTGCCAGACAATTACATGATTAATTCACTCCTGCCTGTTTTGCAGGAGAAGAATCTATCTGATTACCTTACTGAATGATGTCCAGAAGTGTAGTCCAATTTCCCATACTTCTGTGTGTGGTAGCCATGCTTCTCCATGAGCTCCATCCATGTTACATAACCTGGATCTAGACCTTTGAAGTTATTCCAAGACTCTGTTAAATGAGTGAAAAGACCACTCCACATCGCTAGGGAGAACAAAAAAATGACTTATGGTTTTTGATGAGGTGGTACTTCCTATCTGAATGCAAGTTACCTGAGAAGCGATCAATCATTATTTTAGTAGCAAAAAGTCCACATGTACAAAGTATTACACTTCCAAATCTTACTTTCATCATCAATACAAATAACAACTTTTACTAAAATAATCCCCAGAATTACAGAACGTCCCATCCAGGTGCTATGCAATCATTAAATCAAGGTTTCACGTAGATCAGGAAATATTCCTATTAATTGCAGACAGAAAATGCTATGGTAGTACAGATCCTGATGAAACAGTCATCTATTTACATTTACAGAGTATTATCTGCCCTTACTTCAGTTAAATTCGAACACGAATTTAAAGTTTGTGGAGGGAATTAGtatgtattatttttacaaatactATATGCCCTCAGTTTTATCCTCTTTAGGTAATTTACTTCACTATCagctctagaaaaaaaaaacagattattAAAGAGgctaagaagaaaagaaaccaaaggaaGACTTGCAAAGGAACTGTAAGGAAAGTATTTATTAGTGAATTCTTGTGTTTCTTTGCAAATTGTTGAGAATCATTCACTCTTCCCAATGCTAAGAGTCAAAAGGAGTCCTAAACTGGAACTAAGCTGTTCTATAAGCAACGGAAATATCCTGTACGCACGAATAGTGTGGCAGCCCTACCCTCGTACCATGGCAATACTCCTACCTTCCCCACCCTAAAATCCTCCTTCTCACCATCTCTTCTAGTGTGATCGCTGACACCTCCACAACAGATGTAccctcagctccctgcaggTCTCCAAGCCACTGGCTAAACAAGAGATGTCCTGCTAGTTCAGAGCTACACTTGTGATGACTAACAAGTAGTTACGATGGTGTTGGTGGACCACCTAAAATTATAAACGGAAATGATGAATTCTTAAATTCATCATGCGGTATCTTCCTCACTGGGAGCACTAGCTGCTATTTTCACAAAACTTCTTAGAATTAAATAATATACAGTTACTATTCTCAGCAACAAAGATTGTCTGAAAGACTcaaaaatcaagaaaacaaGACTGATGGCATGTTCATGTACTCTCATTTAAGATGAGgccctgaaaacagaaaagggtaCTAGGTTATCAGTAAATAAAGTACTAAAAAATTAATCTGacagcctgtgcctgctgcagtcAGGATGGGATGCTTGTTCCAGTGTGTGCTTGAGAGAAAGAGGtatctttcttcccttcctgaaACTGAAAGGTCTAGAAATGTTTTAAGATGTAAACTTTGCTTCCTTCTAACTTCCCAGCAAATTCTGCAAGTGGGAAATTGAACACAGGGCAATGACTGCAGCAAGTATATTCAAATATTCAATTAAAGCTATTGAAGAATACATAATGCATTCAGAACACCGCTTGGAATAAGTGTCATTGGAAGGCAGTACTATTTATCTTCTATTATGTAATACTATTTCCTGAGACAGGAAAGAgaattattaattttgcattggGGAGAGCAGTTCTGAATGTAGCTTTAGCACTGCAGCAGACAGACTGATGATTTTTCTTCAAAtccagaaggatttttttttaaatagtgaaGCTGCAGTGGAGTTTGCAAAAAGATTTGCGAGCTCACACGTAGcttggaaaagaagaaacaaacaaacaaaaaataatgagaaacagaaaagagataCATATAAAACATGAGTACCCTCTATAAATTCagacacaaaccaaaaacaattGGGtcttactgaaaaacaaaacaaatccccTAAATTAAATCCTTTAAAATTTCCCATTATTACCACGTATTTAAATTGACACATGCTTGGTCCTACCTGCGCGGGAAGGACAACAAATTGGAGAATTGGTATAGGCATTGAGAAAGACAGTGCCATATCTTTTCATAAAATTTATGAAAGGCAAATCCACAGTCTGATTTCCAGGATAAAAGGTCAAGCGTCCATCCTGCATAGAAAAACATTATATAAACAGTATGAAATCAAACTACTGCTACATCAATTCATAGTT
It contains:
- the ARSK gene encoding arylsulfatase K isoform X3 — encoded protein: MPGGVLLGRAGLLLLLMAAAPWAVARPRPSAPVCQPRPSVVLVACDSLDGRLTFYPGNQTVDLPFINFMKRYGTVFLNAYTNSPICCPSRAAMWSGLFTHLTESWNNFKGLDPGYVTWMELMEKHGYHTQKYGKLDYTSGHHSVSNRVEAWTRDVDFLLRQEGRPMVNLTGDKKHVRVMEADWQNTDKAVNWIKNEAINLTQPFVLYLGLNLPHPYPSPYAGENFGSSTFVTSPYWLGKVTYEAIKIPKWSSLSEMHPVDYYSSYTKNCTGEFTKQEVRNIRAFYYAMCAETDAMLDHGELAMEHRQFYKMSMYEGSSHVPLLVMGPGIKKQQQIPNVVSLVDIYPTMLDIAGIPVPQNISGYSLIPLLHGKAENAVSPKGHRPSWVLSEFHGCNVNSSVYMLRTGKWKYITFSDGYSVLPQLFDLTADPDELTNIAVKFPAMVHSLDKILRSIINYPKVSSSVQEYNKRQFISWKQSLGQNYSNVIANLRWHQDWLKEPEKYENAIDKWLHQSMEQINN
- the ARSK gene encoding arylsulfatase K isoform X1 yields the protein MPGGVLLGRAGLLLLLMAAAPWAVARPRPSAPVCQPRPSVVLVACDSLDGRLTFYPGNQTVDLPFINFMKRYGTVFLNAYTNSPICCPSRAAMWSGLFTHLTESWNNFKGLDPGYVTWMELMEKHGYHTQKYGKLDYTSGHHSVSNRVEAWTRDVDFLLRQEGRPMVNLTGDKKHVRVMEADWQNTDKAVNWIKNEAINLTQPFVLYLGLNLPHPYPSPYAGENFGSSTFVTSPYWLGKVTYEAIKIPKWSSLSEMHPVDYYSSYTKNCTGEFTKQEVRNIRAFYYAMCAETDAMLGEVISALRDTGLLKKTIVIFTADHGELAMEHRQFYKMSMYEGSSHVPLLVMGPGIKKQQQIPNVVSLVDIYPTMLDIAGIPVPQNISGYSLIPLLHGKAENAVSPKGHRPSWVLSEFHGCNVNSSVYMLRTGKWKYITFSDGYSVLPQLFDLTADPDELTNIAVKFPAMVHSLDKILRSIINYPKVSSSVQEYNKRQFISWKQSLGQNYSNVIANLRWHQDWLKEPEKYENAIDKWLHQSMEQINN
- the ARSK gene encoding arylsulfatase K isoform X2 — its product is MPGGVLLGRAGLLLLLMAAAPWAVARPRPSAPVCQPRPSVVLVACDSLDGRLTFYPGNQTVDLPFINFMKRYGTVFLNAYTNSPICCPSRAAMWSGLFTHLTESWNNFKGLDPGYVTWMELMEKHGYHTQKYGKLDYTSGHHSVSNRVEAWTRDVDFLLRQEGRPMVNLTGDKKHVRVMEADWQNTDKAVNWIKNEAINLTQPFVLYLGLNLPHPYPSPYAGENFGSSTFVTSPYWLGKVTYEAIKIPKWSSLSEMHPVDYYSSYTKNCTGEFTKQEVRNIRAFYYAMCAETDAMLGEVISALRDTGLLKKTIVIFTADHGELAMEHRQFYKMSMYEGSSHVPLLVMGPGIKKQQQIPNVVSLVDIYPTMLDIAGIPVPQNISGYSLIPLLHGKAENAVSPKGHRPSWVLSEFHGCNVNSSVYMLRTGKWKYITFSDGYSVLPQLFDLTADPDELTNIAVKFPAMVHSLDKILRSIINYPKVSSSVQEYNKRQFISWKQSLGQNYSNVIANLRWHQDWLKEPEKYENAIDKWLHQRMVTS